TGGAAGACGGTTCCTTTGGTCGTGCGGCGGTACCCTCTGGGGCATCCACTGGGGAACACGAAGCAGTGGAACTCCGTGACGGTGATAAAAAAAGATACTCCGGAAAAGGAGTGTTAAAAGCAGTCGATAACGTTAATACTAAAATTTCTAAATCCATCCTTGGCCTTTCGGCAACGAACCAACTTTTAATCGACGGAACTATGATTTCCCTAGATGGAACTGCCAATAAATCAAAGTTAGGTGCCAATGCACTGCTTGGAGTTTCCATGGCAGTCGCAAAAGCGGCGGCGACACATTCTGGTCTTCCCCTTTACCGTTATATCGGTGGAACGTTTGCACGTGAACTTCCAGTACCTATGATGAATATCATCAACGGGGGAGCTCATGCGGATAACAATATTGATTTCCAAGAATTTATGATCCTACCTGTTTCTGCTCCGAACTTTCGTGAAGCACTTCGGATGGGTGCTGAAGTTTTTCATAGCTTAAAAACAGTGTTAAAGGGCAAAGGTCTCAATACTGCTGTTGGTGATGAAGGTGGATTTGCGCCAAACCTTACCAGTAACAGCGAAGCGATTGAAGTGATCTTAACTGCGATTGAAAAAGCAGGGTACAAACCAGACCTTGACATCAAAATTGGTCTCGATTGTGCTGCTTCTGAGTTTTATGATGAGAAAAAGAAGAAGTATGTTCTGAAAGCCGAGAAAAAACCAGAAAAGACTGCCGAAGAACTCGTAGAATACTACTCAAATTTAGTCTCCAAGTATCCGATCATAACCATGGAAGACGGATTGGATGAAAACGATTGGACAGGCTGGAAAAAACTTTCTGAAAAACTGGGGAAAAAGATCCAACTTGTGGGGGACGATTTGTTCGTAACCAATATCACAAAACTCTCTAAAGGGATCGAAAAAGGGATCGGTAACTCCATTCTCATCAAGGTAAACCAAATTGGAACCCTGACAGAAACCCTTAGTGCCATTGAAATGGCAAAAAAAGCGCAGTATACAGCCGTTGTTTCCCATAGATCTGGAGAAACAGAAGATGCGACCATTTCCCATATTGCGGTGGCAACAAACTCCGGACAGATCAAAACTGGGTCACTCAGTAGAACAGACAGAATCGCAAAATACAATGAACTCCTTCGGATTGAAGAAGAACTCGGAAAAAATGCAACTTATAGTGGAGTGGGTACGTTTTACAACCTAAGATAAAATGACAGCAACCAAAGCCTCTCTTCTCTTAACTTATGTTTGTGCTTGCCTTTACCTCGGGCTTTTGTCTGAGGCGGGGATTGCGGAACGTATGCGTTTGGAAAAGGAACTCACGAATCTAAATGCGGAAGTGGAGAGGCTTGTTGTCGAAAACCAAGGGTTAGAAGAAAAGGAAAGGCGATTAAAAAATGATGCTTATGCCTTGGAACAGGAAGCACGTAAATACTATCTACTATCAGAAACAGCCCACGTCCTAAAGTTTGAAGAATTTCCAGAAAAAAACATTACGAAAACTAAGGACCTACCTACTTCCATCCGAGCCGCTGGTTTTGGTGGGGAATGGAAAGAGCCACCTCTCTTTTTATTACGTTTCTTTTTTATTTCTTTCAGTGTTTTCCTGATTCTAGGTGTGTACTACAAGCTGAAACGCTTGCCTCATACGTCTAACCAGAAAAGACTGAACTAATATGCCAGAAGAAGAAACACCAGAAAAAGAAATCACCGAAACCATCCAAGACCTCATTAGCGACAAAAACATGGGAAAGAAGTTCCTGGAAAAACGGAAAATCTTTCTCTGGGGTCCTGTCACTGACGAATCCTCCAAAGAACTGACTGCAAAGCTTATGTATTTGGAAATGGTCGATCCTGGAAAACCTATCACGTTTTATATCAACAGTCCCGGTGGAGTTGTCACCTCTGGTCTAGTTGTTTATGACACGATGCAAATGATCTCATCCCCTGTTCATACAGTATGTATGGGAATGGCAGCTTCTATGGGTTCCATTCTCCTCATTGGTGGGAAAAAAGGAAATCGTTACATTTGGCCAAATGGTCGAGTGATGATCCACCAACCATCGATTGGAGGACAAATCCAAGCTCCGGCAACGGATTTACTCATCCATGCACAAGACATTGTCAAGACCAAAGAAAAACTCAATCAGATGTTAGCTGATGCTTGTGGCAAAACCTACGAACAGTTAGTGGAAGACACTGATCGCGATTATTATATGGATGCAGAACAAGCACTTGCTTATGGCATCGTTGATAAAATCGTAAACAAAATTGACGTCGTCTAATAAAGAATTTAAACCTAGAAGGTTTTTAGAAGGTCGTCACCTTCAAACTGTTTATAATGTACTTTTTCCTCCAGACAATGCTTTGGAGGATGAGTATTATTCAGAAAGTATCCTCATTCCTACAAACGATGGGTCTGGGGATTTACTTTGGCTCGAACACAATCCCCCTCTCTCAAAAGTACGAAAAATGTCCTCTCCTTGGAATGGATCATACATCATGTTAGTCCACGGTATGGAGGGAAGTTCCGAATCTCATTATATGGTGAGTGTCGGAAAAGAAGCATTAAACCGAGGTTATGGCGTGATTCGCATGAATTTGCGAAACTGTGGTCGCGGTTTAGGACTTGCAAAAAAACCATATAACGCTGGTCAGTCGGAAGATCTTGAAGTCGTTTTAAAATACATTTATAAACATTTTTCGAAATCTATCTTTGTATCCGGTTTTTCATTGTCGGCCAATATGGTTTTGAAGTTTTTTGGTGAAAAAAGAGAACATTATTCCAAAGCATTTACTGCGACATCCCCTCCACTTGATCTAAAACGAAGTTGTGATTTTATTGATTCCCGCGCCGGTAATTTTTATAGAGATCATTTTCTAGAAACTATGAAAGAAAAGGTTTTACTCGGGATATACGACATTACGGAAAAACAGAAAGAACAAGTTTTACGAAGTAAGTCATTTTTTGACTTTGATGATTTTTTTACAGCACCAGTGTCTGGTTATGCGAATGTTCTAGAATACTATAATATATGTTCGAGTGTCAAATATTTGTCAGGGATCAAATTACCTGGCCTCAT
The sequence above is a segment of the Leptospira sp. WS39.C2 genome. Coding sequences within it:
- the eno gene encoding phosphopyruvate hydratase; its protein translation is MSQKDSIRSVKAREIMDSRGNPTVEVDVTLEDGSFGRAAVPSGASTGEHEAVELRDGDKKRYSGKGVLKAVDNVNTKISKSILGLSATNQLLIDGTMISLDGTANKSKLGANALLGVSMAVAKAAATHSGLPLYRYIGGTFARELPVPMMNIINGGAHADNNIDFQEFMILPVSAPNFREALRMGAEVFHSLKTVLKGKGLNTAVGDEGGFAPNLTSNSEAIEVILTAIEKAGYKPDLDIKIGLDCAASEFYDEKKKKYVLKAEKKPEKTAEELVEYYSNLVSKYPIITMEDGLDENDWTGWKKLSEKLGKKIQLVGDDLFVTNITKLSKGIEKGIGNSILIKVNQIGTLTETLSAIEMAKKAQYTAVVSHRSGETEDATISHIAVATNSGQIKTGSLSRTDRIAKYNELLRIEEELGKNATYSGVGTFYNLR
- a CDS encoding septum formation initiator family protein translates to MTATKASLLLTYVCACLYLGLLSEAGIAERMRLEKELTNLNAEVERLVVENQGLEEKERRLKNDAYALEQEARKYYLLSETAHVLKFEEFPEKNITKTKDLPTSIRAAGFGGEWKEPPLFLLRFFFISFSVFLILGVYYKLKRLPHTSNQKRLN
- a CDS encoding ClpP family protease — protein: MPEEETPEKEITETIQDLISDKNMGKKFLEKRKIFLWGPVTDESSKELTAKLMYLEMVDPGKPITFYINSPGGVVTSGLVVYDTMQMISSPVHTVCMGMAASMGSILLIGGKKGNRYIWPNGRVMIHQPSIGGQIQAPATDLLIHAQDIVKTKEKLNQMLADACGKTYEQLVEDTDRDYYMDAEQALAYGIVDKIVNKIDVV
- a CDS encoding YheT family hydrolase, producing the protein MTSSNKEFKPRRFLEGRHLQTVYNVLFPPDNALEDEYYSESILIPTNDGSGDLLWLEHNPPLSKVRKMSSPWNGSYIMLVHGMEGSSESHYMVSVGKEALNRGYGVIRMNLRNCGRGLGLAKKPYNAGQSEDLEVVLKYIYKHFSKSIFVSGFSLSANMVLKFFGEKREHYSKAFTATSPPLDLKRSCDFIDSRAGNFYRDHFLETMKEKVLLGIYDITEKQKEQVLRSKSFFDFDDFFTAPVSGYANVLEYYNICSSVKYLSGIKLPGLIVHADDDPVVPSEVWHEIRWKSFPMIQTVLTEKGGHVGFISDPSPDNPEGRWLPKILLDFFDSKI